One stretch of Psilocybe cubensis strain MGC-MH-2018 chromosome 6, whole genome shotgun sequence DNA includes these proteins:
- a CDS encoding Protein stu-1: protein MTIDVKYELENIRPNLFLQETEDTWEKIAKALTSLIKLCDTGAYDTHPSDIVSMVRAAHRPIISAMNSERTRLCMVPMDLMVSLGGAMGMEFDQIMPLFIPTLLTNCARTNKVIVNRAKSTILSVIEVTQLAAILTHFYHNIKDKSSSMKIAISEGTLACLNSCNPPDLEKEARAVEIEGIIRITARDANADVRKNSRKIFESYTILLPARVQSFTAPLSPTTRKYLDVKPPTVTTQKSSSNLRSNITLKPEVKSKSSVGPSSSTGHSRTASSSTHSTATVGGQAQTQPTTLVRVSRKDPVPTVAPVPVRLTQPSRVAPEPAKVGPQRPITLPPIRTTGVQPIIRTTTVQETKRPIPPLRTQRSTASLTIVTKSSAPQRIQITTASTSAAAGSSSQALPSAGPRRIPMPPPPPPAPKKDTDGPKRPASRIDNGASTASHRSAAVPPAPVKKAASTVTSSLRDRVPSAKPPAKPTVNISRPKSSTATTTTSVAASTSGTSTTKAQAPAKAKPVWGKSAPPAKPAPLAAQKAATSSSARPVPPTNTRAPVKTMLTRKPSTRATSSSKVAGPPIKTSAEKPVIPENIALPPSPPPAEEGKDELVPEVEIAVQEKGDLNNDGTGPIADPALPDIVEPNQIDDEGDESSSLQANENSDVNTLSTIVAVQSSSMNNKENIPIPNVQHEIQKPEEAMPAGEEVQEDSDSLMLPEHENPRTPQQGLKPAPSADVNAGKTPISALLSSIERGFNYDYSPITPLSPADSYLPKLNGETPYSHHTHAPHIKGPMQPFNHALHAPGHGGIFGGFGGVVKPKEELVRGDIGVVQLSEYNKIYKPASLPGLDDGRQAFIELNKH from the exons ATGACG ATTGACGTTAAATATGAACTTGAAAACATTCGACCAAACCTGTTTCTTCAAGAAACGGAGGACACATGGGAAAAGATAGCAAAGGCCTTAACGTCGCTCATTAAACTATGCGACACCGGTGCCTACGATACTCATCCATCCGATATTGTCTCGATGGTCAGAGCCGCCCATCGTCCAATTATCAGCGCCATGAACTCGGAAAGAACACGACTTTGCATGGTTCCTATGGATCTTATGGTCTCTCTAGGCGGTGCTATGGGCATGGAGTTTGATCAGATTATGCCTCTTTTCATCCCAACTCTTCTCACCAATTGTGCCCGAACAAACAAGGTCATTGTTAACCGCGCAAAAAGCACTATTTTATCAGTAATCGAAGTCACTCAGCTGGCTGCTATACTTACCCATTTCTATCACAACATCAAAGACAAATCTTCCTCGATGAAAATCGCCATTTCCGAAGGCACTTTGGCATGTCTCAACTCCTGCAATCCCCCCGACCTTGAGAAGGAAGCTCGCGCAGTTGAGATTGAGGGCATTATCCGTATTACTGCACGCGACGCAAACGCCGATGTCAGGAAGAACAGCAGGAAGATATTCGAAAGCTATACGATCTTACTGCCGGCAAGAGTTCAGAG CTTCACTGCCCCATTGAGTCCAACGACAAGAAAATATTTAGACGTCAAACCACCCACTGTAACAACCCAGAAGTCAAGTTCTAACCTTCGCAGCAATATTACCCTCAAACCTGAAGTCAAATCGAAATCATCTGTTGGTCCTTCCTCATCCACAGGGCATTCTAGAACAGCTTCCTCTTCGACACATTCCACAGCTACTGTCGGTGGTCAAGCACAAACTCAGCCGACTACGTTAGTACGAGTGAGCAGGAAGGACCCTGTCCCTACGGTTGCGCCAGTTCCCGTGCGTCTAACCCAGCCGTCAAGGGTTGCACCAGAACCCGCAAAAGTGGGTCCACAAAGGCCAATAACGTTACCGCCGATACGTACAACTGGCGTACAGCCAATCATCAGAACGACAACAGTACAAGAGACAAAGCGCCCTATTCCTCCTTTACGAACGCAAAGAAGTACCGCTTCACTTACAATAGTCACAAAGTCTAGCGCTCCACAACGCATTCAAATAACCACCGCTTCCACTtccgctgctgctggatCCAGTTCGCAGGCTCTGCCATCGGCAGGCCCAAGGCGAATCCCAatgcctcctccgcctccccCTGCACCGAAGAAAGATACTGATGGACCTAAGCGACCTGCTTCACGAATAGATAATGGAGCATCTACAGCAAGTCATCGATCTGCTGCTGTGCCGCCTGCTCCAGTCAAGAAGGCGGCATCCACAGTTACGTCGTCTCTACGTGACCGCGTTCCATCCGCAAAGCCCCCTGCAAAGCCTACTGTCAACATTTCGCGGCCCAAGTCGTCCacagcgacgacgacaacttCGGTCGCTGCCTCTACATCTGGTACATCTACAACCAAGGCTCAGGCGCCTGCTAAAGCAAAACCAGTGTGGGGTAAATCGGCGCCTCCTGCTAAACCTGCACCTCTAGCTGCTCAAAAGGCCGCAACTTCGTCTTCCGCTAGACCCGTCCCTCCTACAAACACCAGAGCGCCGGTCAAGACGATGCTGACGAGGAAACCGTCGACGCGTGCTACTTCTAGCTCTAAGGTTGCGGGACCACCTATCAAAACATCCGCCGAGAAACCCGTGATTCCAGAAAACATTGCTTTACCTCCGTCACCACCGCCTgcagaagaaggaaaggatgAACTCGTTCCTGAAGTTGAGATTGCCgttcaagaaaaaggcgaTCTAAACAACGATGGTACAGGTCCAATAGCTGATCCAGCTTTACCTGATATTGTTGAACCTAACCAAATTGATGATGAGGGTGATGAATCAAGCAGCCTCCAAGCAAATGAAAACAGCGATGTAAACACTTTGTCCACGATCGTTGCCGTCCAATCGTCATCAATGAATAACAAAGAGAACATTCCCATCCCCAATGTTCAACATGAAATCCAGAAGCCCGAAGAAGCGATGCCTGCCGGAGAAGAAGTTCAGGAAGATAGCGATTCATTGATGCTCCCAGAGCACGAGAATCCTCGAACTCCTCAACAAGGTCTCAAACCAGCTCCTTCCGCCGACGTCAATGCAGGCAAAACCCCCATCTCTGCCCTGCTGTCTTCAATAGAACGAGGCTTCAATTATGACTATTCTCCGATTACCCCTCTCTCGCCTGCTGATTCCTACTTGCCAAAACTCAACGGCGAGACTCCCTACAGCCATCATACGCATGCGCCGCATATTAAAGGGCCTATGCAGCCTTTCAATCATGCTCTACACGCACCTGGGCATGGAGGTATTTTCGGGGGTTTTGGAGGTGTTGTTAAGCCCAAAGAAGAGCTCGTGCGAGGGGATATCGGCGTCGTTCAGTTGAGCGAGTACAATAAGATTTACAAGCCGGCAAGTTTACCTGGACTAGATGACGGGCGACAGGCATTTATTGAACTTAATAAACATTAA
- a CDS encoding Transmembrane GTPase fzo1, which yields MSTTVTSPVKETLHDSVFAAVNGDKQLKVEDVQEAYIENKDRLVAAIDSTKEILSEIRTFNKDEWVVRYPQLREQKTQQDEDVEPTEASSSRPRKSMRRSLSFADDPTFETEVIIGSQRHGPTRSMTLASIPDSQGKEEDAQSTEDIKKDAEDERLLSASDFNVLRLDLKLGSHHSSSSAASLVSQLEKASIANLLDERIGASVNHIDKLRLRVEDTSSKVLVTGDLNAGKSTFVNALLRREVMPVDQQPCTTAFCEVHDAAENQGKEEVHVVKDGAIYDINDTSTFTKGEISDLEEIVADNEHTQRMIKLYLADTRAPSESLLNNGVVDISLIDAPGLNRDSLKTTALFARQEEIDVVVFVVSAENHFTLSAKEFLWNASNEKAYLFIVVNKYDQIKNKEKCRRMVLEQIKQLSPRTYEDADDLVHFVDSASALQPFAANPSFDDLEQSLRSFVLVKRSKSKLQPVSTYLSNLLADIELLAGANAIVAESELQQARDNLTLARPILEKMKKGRDVLEEALESVEESGAGEASSRTKKLLTDALEKVGQGLLAVDKPLVPMPSYPGFLGIWDYARDVRRALLASLDAAVILSENEARVVTTNGVDKIKNLGEEHLPQGVERSRRIFMPEAMFSVARRAGKGMKRRSSSSYSNIGGAIVAGGMHGLGIGLAQRPDMLETTFFDLFDVNHQFFLHFGDGKEQSEDETTSPTALGLVSVGVGALTMVGGQAVGIRGVIEGIVRITDLFGNETARKWAAPVIGAVTIGLTAYLILELPSSIPRTVGRRVKASVLARGDDRDVHFVDAHAARISRETRKVLRLASWDLKERFRGAMEERSKEVKGAEELEKKALRAKEWFGSVSERTCTIREVAKLETIGA from the exons ATGTCGACCACCGTTACCTCGCCGGTGAAGGAAACCCTGCACGACTCTGTTTTTGCGGCAGTTAACGGAGACAAGCAACTCAAGGTCGAAGATGTTCAGGAAGCCTACATCGAGAACAAGGATCG CCTGGTAGCAGCAATTGACTCGACGAAGGAGATACTTTCCGAGATTCGTACTTTCAACAAGGATGAGTGGGTTGTACGATACCCTCAACTCCGCGAACAAAAGACACAACaagatgaagatgttgaACCAACGGAGGCGTCTTCTTCAAGACCCCGCAAATCTATGCGTCGTTCTCTTTCCTTTGCTGATGACCCGACATTCGAAACCGAGGTAATCATCGGTAGCCAAAGACACGGTCCAACTCGGTCAATGACTTTGGCATCCATCCCTGACTCCCAGggaaaggaggaagatgcACAGTCTACCGAGGATATAAAGAAAGACGCGGAAGATGAACGATTACTTTCAGCCTCGGATTTTAATGTTCTCCGTCTGGATCTCAAACTTGGCTCTCACcactcttcatcttctgctGCTTCGCTCGTCTCACAACTTGAAAAGGCATCCATCGCGAACCTTCTCGACGAACGAATCGGCGCATCCGTCAACCACATCGACAAACTGAGGTTACGAGTGGAAGACACCTCGTCCAAGGTACTCGTCACCGGTGATCTCAATGCCGGAAAGTCTACCTTCGTCAATGCTCTCTTACGACGGGAGGTAATGCCTGTTGATCAACAGCCCTGTACTACGGCTTTCTGCGAGGTCCACGACGCCGCGGAAAATCAAGGGAAGGAAGAAGTCCATGTTGTCAAGGACGGTGCCATATATGACATCAACGACACCTCCACATTCACCAAAGGAGAGATCTCTgatcttgaagaaattgtTGCAGACAATGAACATACTCAACGAATGATTAAGTTGTACCTTGCAGACACCAGAGCTCCTTCAGAATCTCTTCTCAATAACGGTGTGGTCGACATTTCACTCATTGATGCACCTGGCCTCAATAGGGACAGTTTGAAGACGACTGCTCTCTTTGCCCGTCAAGAAGAAATCGACGTTGTCGTCTTTGTCGTCTCCGCCGAGAACCATTTCACACTTTCCGCCAAGGAATTCCTCTGGAATGCCAGCAACGAGAAGGCATACTTGTTCATCGTAGTCAACAAATACGATCAAATCAAGAACAAAGAGAAGTGCCGAAGGATGGTCCTTGAACAAATTAAACAACTCAGCCCAAGGACCTACGAAGACGCTGATGATCTTGTCCATTTCGTCGACTCTGCATCTGCCCTTCAACCTTTTGCCGCTAATCCATCCTTTGATGACCTTGAACAATCTCTCCGATCTTTCGTTCTTGTCAAGAGATCGAAATCTAAGCTTCAACCCGTCTCCACTTACCTTTCCAACCTTCTTGCTGACATTGAACTCCTTGCGGGAGCTAACGCCATCGTCGCCGAATCCGAGCTTCAGCAAGCACGTGACAACTTGACATTGGCTCGGCCAATTCTcgagaagatgaaaaaagGCCGTGATGTTCTGGAGGAGGCCTTAGAGTCCGTTGAAGAGTCAGGAGCGGGTGAAGCCTCTTCGAGGACCAAGAAGCTTCTCACTGACGCCCTCGAAAAGGTTGGTCAAGGTCTACTCGCCGTCGACAAGCCTCTTGTCCCTATGCCGTCGTATCCTGGATTCCTCGGAATCTGGGATTATGCACGCGACGTTCGCAGGGCATTGCTTGCTAGCTTAGATGCCGCTGTTATTCTCTCAGAAAACGAAGCTCGGGTCGTCACCACGAATGGCGTTGACAAGATCAAAAATCTTGGTGAGGAACATCTTCCTCAGGGTGTAGAACGCAGCCGAAGGATCTTCATGCCTGAGGCCATGTTCAGCGTCGCAAGAAGGGCCGGAAAGGGAATGAAGAGAcggtcatcatcgtcatacAGCAATATCGGTGGAGCCATCGTCGCTGGAGGTATGCACGGCCTCGGTATCGGTCTTGCTCAACGACCCGACATGCTCGAGACCACTTTCTTCGACTTGTTCGACGTCAATCACCAGTTCTTCCTTCACTTCGGCGATGGAAAGGAACAGTCAGAAGACGAAACAACGAGTCCTACAGCTCTTGGTCTTGTCAGTGTTGGCGTGGGTGCGCTTACTATGGTTGGTGGCCAAGCTGTGGGTATTCGCGGCGTCATCGAGGGTATTGTCCGCATTACCGACCTCTTCGGTAACGAGACCGCTCGCAAGTGGGCCGCTCCTGTTATCGGCGCGGTCACTATAGGTTTGACAGCATATCTTATTCTCGAGCTGCCTAGCTCCATTCCACGAACAGTTGGAAGAAGAGTCAAAGCGTCAGTGCTGGCTCGTGGTGATGATCGTGACGTTCATTTTGTGGATGCCCACGCTGCCCGTATCAGCCGTGAGACGAGAAAGGTTTTGAGACTTGCGTCTTGGGATTTGAAAGAGCGCTTCAGAGGTGCTATGGAGGAGCGTTCGAAGGAGGTCAAGGGTGCAGAGGAGTTGGAGAAGAAGGCGCTGAGGGCGAAGGAGTGGTTTGGAAGTGTTAGTGAAAGGACATGCACCATCAGAGAAGTCGCGAAGTTGGAAACCATCGGCGCTTAG
- a CDS encoding putative serine/threonine-protein kinase ndrA, translating into MFSGNVLAGDVSFPAHYIFSKLACNGSTPPQRDYSNSLASLKSLAHWALQVASSTKPLLLSSHSDVQQATRKQASSLIKHVSTTPAVFVIYTSITGENPCVGVSPAKQKISLLALYTLDKLGNFQLLGSLYLSTSYQAFENSRRVSYESSNEIKAFPLPRQNLECIFYFLPTSFFSTTLKLGRQTFLGFIKNGYSGPRRLRSCRKVVLDLDGYQITHIGKGAFAIISRVIHRASGEIRVMKRITFDNTGLAEYLARNEVDALKAMSGNVWFPPLLNNFEEGGEFLITMPFYHRGDLAALIEHKGYLGRKLAQFYSAQLILAIHNLHKMGIIHRDIKTDNIFLDGNGHLVLADLGLAENIATYEGGEEMMKYFPEWLEARDKGGDDFPLLWVNHRNPLSMIGSAGTFWYTAPEVFRKERYSFGVDYWSVGVIYYELITGHIPFNHFKPYPENKRPELDFTMKPGQLKDVVHWEEEALSEVRTYYNELNL; encoded by the exons ATGTTTTCCGGAAATGTATTGGCGGGAGATGTATCTTTTCCGGCTCACTACATTTTCTCAAAGCTAGCATGCAACGGTTCCACACCACCCCAAAGAGATTACAGCAATTCCTTGGCGTCGCTGAAGTCATTAGCACATTGGGCTCTCCAGGTCGCATCTTCGACGAAACCGCTCTTGCTTAGCTCTCATTCCGATGTGCAGCAGGCCACCCGCAAGCAAGCTTCCTCCCTCATAAAACATGTATCAACTACCCCTGCTGTGTTCGTGATCTATACTTCTATCACTGGTGAAAACCCTTGTGTTGGTGTATCTCCCGCCAAACAGAAGATATCGCTGTTGGCACTCTATACTTTGGACAAACTGGGGAATTTTCAGCTGCTGGGGTCTCTATATCTCTCTACCTCCTATCAGGCCTTCGAAAATTCTCGGCGAGTATCTTATGAATCATCTAACGAGATTAAAgctttccctctcccgcGTCAAAATCTGGAATGCATTTTTTACTTTCTGCCAACATCGTTCTTCTCAACCACACTCAAGCTTGGTCGTCAAACATTTTTAGGATTTATCAAGAATGG ATACAGCGGTCCTAGGCGTCTACGCAGCTGCCGAAAAGTCGTTCTTGATCTCGATGGGTACCAAATAACGCATATCGGCAAGGGAGCCTTTGCCATAATATCTCGTGTAATACATCGAGCTTCAGGAGAAATTCGGGTTATGAAGCGGATCACATTTGATAACACGGGCCTTGCTGAATACCTTGCTAGGAACGAGGTGGACGCACTCAAGGCGATGTCGGGTAACGTATGGTTTCCTCCGTTGTTAAACAATTTTGAGGAAGGAGGCGAATTTCTCATTACTATG CCTTTTTACCATCGAGGTGATCTTGCTGCTCTTATTGAACACAAGGGATATCTAGGTCGGAAGCTAGCTCAATTTTACTCAGCGCAATTG ATTCTTGCCATTCATAACTTGCATAAAATGGGAATAATCCATCGAGATATCAAAACGGACAACATATTCCTCGATGGGAATGGGCACCTCGTCCTCGCAGATCTTGGACTCGCTGAAAACATCGCAACCTACGAAGGCGGTgaggagatgatgaaatACTTCCCAGAGTGGTTAGAAGCTAGGGATAAAGGCGGGGACGATTTCCCCTTATTGTGGGTAAACCATCGCAATCCTTTGTCGATGATTGGTTCTGCAGGTACGTTTTGGTATACGGCGCCGGAGGTATTTAGAAAAGAACGGTATTCGTTTGGAGTGGATTATTGGTCGGTTGGTGTGATTTATTACGAGCTTATTACGGGTCAT ATACCATTTAACCACTTTAAACCATACCCTGAAAATAAACGACCAGAACTTGATTTCACAATGAAGCCAGGTCAATTGAAAGACGTTGTGCActgggaagaagaggcatTATCCGAGGTTAGGACTTACTACAATGAATTGAATCTTTAG
- a CDS encoding Short-chain dehydrogenase/reductase ATR10, giving the protein MSKVILVTGGNAGIGFSLVRLLAEKGHTVYLGSRNPVAGKEAQEKLNAEGLKTVKSVQLDVTQIDTVEAAKKIIEKDEGKLDVLVNNAGISKMEASQKATTVEIPVLRDAMETNFFGLVQTTQAFLPLIRKSSQGVILNVSTDMASNTYMARGDSTLHVVAYNTSKAAMNSYTIALAYELKEEGIKVNAVTPGFTTTKLNNHAPGGKTEKEGAASLLPFALLGKEGPTGKFFDWNGTEFPW; this is encoded by the exons ATGTCAAAAGTTATACTTGTCACTG GTGGAAATGCCGGCATAGGGTTCTCCTTGGTTCGTCTGTTGGCGGAGAAAGGTCACACAGTCTACCTGGGATCGAGAAACCCAGTTGCAGGAAAGGAGGCTCA GGAGAAGTTGAACGCTGAAGGACTGAAAACAGTCAAATCTGTCCAGTTGGATGTGACACAGATCGATACCGTTGAAGCAGCCAAGAAAATAATCGAAAAGGACGAGGGGAAACTCGACGTACTCGTCAACAATGCAGGAATCAGCAAGATGGAGGCCAGCCAGAAAGCCACCACAGTTGAAATCCCCGTCCTGCGAGACGCTATGGAAACCAATTTCTTTGGTCTCGTCCAAACAACTCAAGCCTTTTTGCCCCTCATACGCAAATCGTCGCAAGGTGTTATTTTAAACGTCAGCACAGATATGGCTTCCAACACCTATATGGCTCGCGGTGATTCTACCCTTCATGTCGTCGCGTACAACACCAGCAAAGCCGCCATGAACTCCTACACAATCGCGTTGGCGTATGAATTGAAGGAAGAAGGGATCAAAGTTAATGCGGTGACTCCTGgcttcaccaccaccaaactTAATAACCATGCACCTGGTGGTAAAACTGAAAAGGAGGGTGCCGCATCACTGTTGCCATTTGCATTGCTGGGGAAAGAGGGCCCAACAGGAAAGTTCTTCGATTGGAACGGCACCGAGTTCCCGTGGTAG
- a CDS encoding Short-chain dehydrogenase has protein sequence MSKVILVTGSNSSIGYELVRLLAEQGHIVYLGARNEISGKEAEATLHQKGLKNVKFIQIDVTVLDSIERAKCTIDENHGKLDVLVNNAAISRADASAQSASIVSVDIVREVYNTNVFGLIQTTTTFMPLLRKSLLPIILNVSSGLGSSTLQSRPGARANFVAYQSSKAAVNSYTVSLAQELREAGFKVNAVTPGLVSSKLNNFIAGGKSLEEGAKALLPYALLDADGPTGKFFNWEGQEVPW, from the exons ATGTCCAAAGTCATTCTTGTTACAG GAAGCAACTCCAGCATAGGATACGAACTAGTTCGCCTTTTAGCCGAGCAAGGACACATAGTTTATCTCGGTGCCAGAAATGAGATTTCTGGCAAAGAGGCAGA AGCTACTCTTCACCAGAAGGGATTGAAAAATGTCAAATTCATTCAGATTGATGTTACGGTCCTAGATTCTATCGAGCGCGCAAAATGCACCATCGACGAGAACCATGGAAAACTGGACGTCCTTGTCAACAATGCTGCAATTTCCAGGGCAGATGCTAGCGCCCAGAGTGCGTCAATCGTCTCAGTTGACATTGTTCGTGAGGTTTACAACACAAATGTGTTTGGATTGATTCAAACGACGACTACATTCATGCCTCTGCTGAGGAAATCTCTATTACCCATCATTTTGAACGTCTCTAGTGGTCTAGGATCCAGCACACTGCAGTCTAGGCCAGGTGCTCGAGCCAACTTTGTCGCGTAccaatcaagcaaagcagCAGTAAATTCATATACGGTCTCATTAGCCCAGGAGCTGAGAGAAGCAGGTTTCAAGGTCAACGCAGTTACACCAGGCTTGGTTTCTTCCAAATTGAATAATTTTATTGCTGGTGGGAAGAGTTTAGAGGAGGGTGCGAAGGCACTTTTACCGTATGCGCTATTAGATGCAGATGGGCCTACTGGCAAATTCTTCAACTGGGAGGGACAGGAAGTTCCTTGGTAG
- a CDS encoding Strobilurin A biosynthesis cluster protein l1 codes for MISAYRYHKFAPVHWTAEDDSPPTFTELRDWEMKLPQHNLSLPFPEGRLGRYVLFSNSREHHVGWNNKLNDMLMNTWLAYSSNRGYVFHDFIWTPSHYPWPVSARRSRELLPRTPLNALISGPSAGGSWEDGDKAPRSISEAWFDIVCPKSERRIINTRDVKSEVNWADGKVIFEKWRKLLTDAPERCVEVVAGPPEEEPFPETFDIWFWSGERSISLWDEFKDSPVSRLLSTSPIIQSAIDENWRYFVSKDQLNKPFDNVLSIHVRRGDFKEACLEHAAENSTFYNWNLLSFLPDKFHPPTAPAGVVLPKGKNTPENEAIFLARCLPSAASITSKVRAAREAYLQAAQSTPGLASSNFNRLKTSSRKSLDVLYIMSNDRTKWLDDLKESLRQDGWDRIVTSKDLKLTAEQKEVGVAVDMDIGRRSAVFIGNGWSSFTSNVVHRRLVDGKEPISIRFW; via the exons ATGATCAGTGCCTATCGGTATCATAAATTTGCTCCAGTCCACTGGACCGCGGAAGACGACTCGCCTCCTACGTTCACCGAGCTCAGAGATTGGGAAATGAAGCTTCCGCAGCATAACCTCAGTTTGCCGTTCCCAGAGGGCAGGTTGGGGCGCTATGTGCTATTTTCTAATTCCAGGGAACATCATGTCGGATGGAACAATAAACTGAATGATAT GCTTATGAACACATGGCTGGCATACTCTTCGAATCGTGGATATGTATTCCACGATTTTATCTGGACGCCTTCACACTATCCATGGCCAGTCTCTGCACGCCGTAGTCGAGAATTGCTTCCACGTACACCACTTAATGCCCTCATTTCCGGCCCTTCCGCGGGTGGGTCTTGGGAAGACGGTGACAAGGCCCCTCGCTCCATTTCCGAGGCCTGGTTTGACATTGTCTGCCCAAAATCCGAACGAAGAATAATCAATACACGGGACGTGAAGTCTGAAGTAAATTGGGCGGACGGGAAGGTCATCTTCGAGAAGTGGCGAAAACTACTGACCGACGCTCCAGAGAGGTGTGTAGAAGTAGTTGCAGGTCCACCAGAAGAGGAACCTTTCCCGGAGACGTTCGATATCTGGTTTTGGAGCGGCGAAAGAAGTATCTCATTATGGGACGAATTTAAAGATTCACCTGTCTCGCGCCTATTGAGCACGTCGCCCATAATCCAGTCAGCGATTGATGAAAATTGGCGATATTTTGTCTCAAAAGACCAACttaacaaaccttttgacaACGTTCTTTCGATTCATGTACGCCGAGGAGATTTTAAAGAGGCATGCTTGGAGCATGCCGCGGAAAATTCCACGTTTTACAACTGGAaccttttgtcttttcttccCGACAAATTTCACCCACCGACAGCACCCGCTGGGGTCGTTCTCCCCAAAGGCAAAAATACACCCGAGAATGAAGCTATATTTCTCGCGCGATGCCTTCCCTCCGCGGCGTCCATCACCAGCAAAGTTCGAGCAGCTCGAGAAGCCTATCTTCAGGCAGCTCAGTCGACGCCTGGTCTTGCATCGTCCAATTTTAACAGACTCAAGACCTCCTCACGCAAGTCTTTAGATGTGCTCTATATCATGTCGAACGATCGCACAAAATGGTTGGATGACCTTAAAGAATCCTTACGACAGGATGGTTGGGACCGGATCGTCACTAGCAAGGACCTCAAGCTGACCGCTGAACAGAAAGAGGTTGGGGTGGCAGTTGATATGGATATTGGGAGACGATCGGCTGTGTTTATCGGGAATGGG TGGTCATCTTTTACGAGCAACGTAGTCCATCGGAGGTTGGTTGACGGGAAGGAGCCCATTAGCATTCGCTTTTGGTGA